Proteins co-encoded in one Melanotaenia boesemani isolate fMelBoe1 chromosome 23, fMelBoe1.pri, whole genome shotgun sequence genomic window:
- the echdc3 gene encoding enoyl-CoA hydratase domain-containing protein 3, mitochondrial: MARTLLCRGVGVFRFSRVTPLLSAPRFSTQTEPEPLTVRQQNHGIRRIILDNPAKRNALSLPMLESLRENILTDVDSNDLRVIIISAKGPVFSSGHDLKELTSTQGREYHTKVFHTCAEVMTLIQDIPVPVIAMVNGVATAAGCQLVASCDIAVATEKSTFATPGVNVGLFCSTPAVAIGRAVPRKVAMEMLFTGAPISAHDALLHGLISKVVPEERLEEETLAIAQRVCQASRPVVALGKATFQRQMAQSRDAAYTTASKVMVENLALKDGQEGIQAFIQKRKPVWSHKAEKAHD, encoded by the exons ATGGCTCGTACTTTGCTGTGTAGAGGTGTAGGTGTGTTTCGGTTCAGCAGGGTAACACCACTGCTCTCTGCTCCTCGGTTCTCTACTCAGACCGAACCGGAGCCGCTAACAGTGAGACAACAGAACCACGGAATCAG gAGAATAATATTAGATAATCCAGCTAAGAGGAATGCTCTGTCTTTGCCCATGCTGGAGTCGCTCAGAGAGAACATCCTGACTGATGTTGACAGCAATGATCTCAGAGTTATCATCATAtcag CCAAAGGTCCGGTGTTTTCATCCGGGCACGACCTGAAGGAGCTGACGTCAACCCAGGGCCGGGAGTATCACACTAAGGTGTTTCACACCTGTGCAGAg GTCATGACTCTGATACAAGACATACCTGTTCCAGTGATCGCCATGGTAAATGGTGTTGCCACGGCAGCTGGATGCCAGCTGGTTGCCAGCTGTGACATTGCCGTGGCAACAGAGAAGTCCACTTTTGCTACACCAGGCGTTAATGTGGGTCTGTTCTGCTCAACGCCAGCGGTGGCCATCGGCAGAGCGGTGCCGAGGAAG GTTGCCATGGAGATGTTGTTCACCGGAGCTCCCATCTCAGCCCATGATGCTCTGCTGCATGGTCTGATTAGCAAGGTGGTGCCAGAGGAGCGATTAGAGGAGGAAACATTAGCCATCGCCCAGCGGGTGTGTCAAGCCAGCCGACCTGTTGTTGCTCTCGGAAAGGCCACTTTCCAAAG ACAAATGGCTCAAAGCAGAGATGCAGCATATACTACTGCCTCCAAGGTAATGGTGGAAAACCTGGCCCTGAAAGATGGGCAGGAGGGCATTCAGGCCTTCATACAGAAACGCAAGCCAGTGTGGAGCCATAAAGCAGAAAAAGCACATGACTGA